In the genome of Desulfovibrio aminophilus DSM 12254, one region contains:
- a CDS encoding DUF3431 domain-containing protein: MQPDMMAVVARYREDVSWTGRLGFPVVIYDKGGDWPGGVPLPNIGREAHTYVTHILRRYPEFPRHTLFLQGDPFPHLTPDGKAGVDTLLTKAADLLDRGASFGGLSWCRLRCDRLGRPHSMFDPAWKGKWRGWGKDIPVGEVFEKLFAGSSPRLFLANAATANFLVSRQRILTRPLGFYNNLLSLIENDPYDEMNTGHALERLWHLVFDGNKRLNRADYG, encoded by the coding sequence ATGCAGCCTGACATGATGGCCGTGGTGGCCCGCTACCGGGAGGACGTTTCCTGGACGGGACGGCTGGGCTTTCCAGTCGTGATCTACGACAAGGGCGGCGACTGGCCCGGGGGCGTGCCCCTGCCGAACATCGGCCGCGAGGCCCACACCTATGTCACGCACATCCTGCGCCGCTACCCGGAATTCCCGCGCCACACCCTGTTCCTGCAGGGCGACCCCTTCCCGCACCTGACCCCGGACGGCAAGGCGGGCGTGGACACGCTGCTGACCAAGGCGGCCGACCTCCTGGACCGGGGCGCGAGCTTCGGCGGCCTGTCCTGGTGCCGCCTGCGTTGCGACCGGCTGGGGCGGCCGCACAGCATGTTCGACCCGGCCTGGAAGGGAAAATGGAGGGGTTGGGGCAAGGACATCCCGGTGGGCGAGGTCTTCGAGAAGTTATTCGCCGGAAGCTCCCCCCGGCTGTTCCTGGCCAACGCGGCCACGGCCAACTTCCTCGTGTCCCGCCAGCGCATCCTGACCCGGCCGTTGGGATTCTACAACAACCTGCTTTCGTTGATTGAAAACGATCCGTATGACGAGATGAACACGGGCCACGCCCTGGAACGTCTCTGGCACC
- a CDS encoding LarC family nickel insertion protein, with protein MPTLYLDCTTGVSGDMLLASLSDAGRLCSYLEEQMAKLPLPGFRLEFAEARVAGIVTRRARVLQTASQPLRHLEDLTRIVEDAPYSEWVRKEALAVLRLLGEAEARVHGLPLEKVHFHEIGAVDTVVDVTGTLLLVEKLGVKRVAASAVNLGSGFVEIAHGRLPVPAPACAELAKGMRAFSTDIGMETATPTGLSLVKRLAKTYGPLPEGVVRAVGYGSGTRSTDERPTFVRAFLIDEDEGDAA; from the coding sequence ATGCCCACGTTGTATCTCGACTGCACCACGGGAGTCAGCGGCGACATGCTCCTGGCCTCCCTGTCCGACGCGGGGAGGCTGTGCTCCTATCTGGAAGAGCAGATGGCCAAGCTGCCGCTGCCCGGATTCCGGCTGGAGTTCGCGGAGGCCCGGGTGGCGGGCATCGTCACCCGCCGGGCTAGGGTGCTCCAGACCGCCAGCCAGCCCCTGCGGCATCTTGAGGATCTAACCCGGATCGTGGAGGACGCGCCGTATTCCGAGTGGGTGCGCAAGGAGGCCCTGGCCGTGCTGCGCCTGTTGGGCGAGGCCGAGGCCCGAGTCCACGGCCTGCCGTTGGAGAAGGTGCACTTCCATGAGATCGGGGCCGTGGACACGGTGGTGGACGTCACCGGAACGCTGCTGCTGGTGGAGAAACTGGGAGTGAAGAGAGTGGCGGCCTCGGCCGTGAACCTGGGCTCCGGCTTCGTGGAGATCGCCCACGGCAGACTGCCCGTGCCCGCCCCGGCCTGCGCCGAACTGGCCAAGGGCATGCGGGCCTTTTCCACGGACATCGGCATGGAGACGGCGACGCCCACGGGGTTGTCGCTGGTCAAACGCCTGGCCAAGACCTACGGCCCCCTGCCCGAGGGCGTGGTGCGGGCCGTGGGCTACGGCTCGGGCACACGCTCCACGGACGAGCGGCCCACCTTCGTGCGGGCCTTTCTCATCGACGAGGACGAGGGCGATGCAGCCTGA